CTCGAGCAGCACCTCGTCCGGTCCGGGCCTCGCCTCGGGCACGTCCTCGACGCGTACGTCGTGGGGGCCGTGGTAGACCGCGGCACGCATCAGGTCGTGGCGCCGCTGGAGCCCGGGGCGCTCACGGCGGTCGTCTGAGCCGGACGCGCCGGCGGCGCCTGGCGCCCGGCCTCGGTGTTGAGGTGCGACTGCGCGCTGCGCAGCGTCGGCAGCGGCCCACTGGTGGTGTAGAAGCGCTGGCCGGCGATGAGCAGCTCCTCGGCGGGGAACTTGGTCACGACCTCGCACCCGGTGGCGGTCACGACGACCTCCTCCTCGATGCGCGCGGCCCCGATGCCGTCGGCCGAGGGCCAGTAGGTCTCGAGGGCGAAGAACATGCCCTCCTCGAGCACCTCGGGGTGGTCGAGCGACACGAGCCGGGAGAAGATCGGCTTCTCCCAGATCGAAAGCCCGACGCCGTGGCCGTACTGGAGGGCGAAGGCGGCCTCCTCGTCCGGGAAGCCGAACTCCTGCGCCGTGGGCCACACGCTGACGACGTCGGCGGTCGTCGCGCCGGGCTTGACGACCGCGATCGCGCGGTCCATGTACTCGCGGGCGCGGGTGTAGGCGTCGCGCTGGGCGTTGCTGGCCGAGCCGACCGCGAAGGTGCGGTAGTAGCAGGTGCGGTAGCCCATGTAGCTGTGCAGGATGTCGAAGAACGCCGGGTCCCCGGGCCGGATGATCCGGTCGGAGTAGACGTGGGGGTGCGGCGAGCACCGCTCGCCCGAGATGGCGTTGACGCCCTCGACGTACTCCGAGCCGAGGTCGTAGAGCACCTTGGACACCAGGCCGACCGTCTCGTTCTCGCGTACGCCGGGCCGCAGGAACTCGTAGAGCTGGTCGTAGGCCGCGTCGACCATCGAGGCCGCCGTCGTCAGCAGGCTGATCTCGTCGTTGGTCTTGATGCGGCGCGCGTTGAGGAAGATCTGCTGGCCGTCGACGACCTTCAGGCCGACCGCCTGCAGGGCGAACAGGATCGGCAGCTCGATGACGTCGACGCCGATGGGCTGGTCGGCCAGGCCGAACTCCTCGAGCTCGCGCTTGATCTTGCGGGCCACCTCCTCGGCCACGCCGGCGTCGGGGTTGAAGGCGCCGCGCAGGGTCGAGATGCCGGCGCGGGCGCCGGACTCCTTGCGCGGGCGGACGGCCCCGTGGTGCGGCGCGTGCGGGTCGGCGTCCATCTCCGCGGTCGTGGTGCCCAGCCAGGGGTTGCGCAGCTGGTGGTGCCGGGCCGCGGAGCCGAAGTCCCACACGATCGGGTCGGAGTTGCGGGTGAGCAACGCGAACCGGATCATCTTGTCCATCGCCCAGGTCCCGATGTGGGTGGCCGACATGTAGCGGATGTTGGAGAAGTCGAACGCCAGCACGGCCCCGACCTCGGACTTCTCGAGCTCGGCCTTGAGCCGGCTCAGCCGCTCGGTGCGCAGCCGCTCGAAGTCGACGCGCTCCTCCCAGTCGACGGCGTTGGTGCCGTAGGTGGCGGTGCTGATGTCTCGACTCATGATCGGGGCCTCTCTGTGCCTGTGCCGGTGCGGGGGATGTCGGAGGAGAGCGGGTCGGTCAGGTCGAACGGGGTGACGAGGGACGGTCGCCGCCGCACCGGGAGGAGTGCGAGTCGCGCGCCGACGAGGGGGGTCATGCCCGCGTGGTCGGTGCGTCGGGCACCGCCACCCCCATTGTGATCGTCGTCACTCAACATGTGTTGAGCCACACTGTACAAAGATTGGTGTGTAGTGACAAGTCCGGTGTCAGACCGGTTTCGCGGCGCCCCGGCTCGGACGCTGGGTCAGCGGCCGAGCACCTCGCGCAGCGCGGCGAGGACGAGGAGCGCGGCGTCGGGCCGGGCGTTGTGGCCCATCAGGCCGATCCGCCAGACGGTGGCGGCGTACGGGCCGGCCCCGGCGCCGATCTCGATGTCGTAGCGGTCGAGCAGCTCGCCGCGCACGGCGGCGGAGTCGACGCCCTCGGGGACCCTGACGGTGGTCAGCTCGGGCAGGCGGGCACCCTGCTGCGCGAAGAGCTCGAGGCCCATCCCCTCGAGCCCGTCCTGCAGCAAGGCGCCGGCAGCCTGGTGGCGCGCCCACACGGCGGGCAGGCCCTCGTCGAGGATCCGGGTCAGGCCGGCGTGGAGGCTCGCGACCATCGCGACCGGCGCGGTGTGGTGGTAGGTGCGCGTGGCGTCGCCGCGGCTGCCGGCCTCGCCGACGTAGCCGCCGAGCAGGCCCAGGTCGAGGTACCAGGAGCGGGGCCTCTCGACGCGGCGCTCCCAGGCGCGCTCGTTGATCGTGAACGGCGCGAGACCCGGGGCCACGCCCAGGCACTTCTGGGTGCCGGCGTACCCCAGGTCGACGTCCCAGTCGTCGGCGCGCAGCTCGATGCCGGCGATGCTGGTGACCGCGTCGACCAGCAGCAGGGCGTCCCCCTTGGCCGCGCCGAGCGCAGCGATGTCGGAGCGGACGCCGGTCGAGGTCTCGGCGTGCACCGCGGCGATGATCTTCGGGCTCGGGTGGGCCGCCACGACACGGTCGACGTCGACCGGGGTGCCCCACTCATGCTCGACGGTGACGACCTCGGCGCCGCAGCGCGAGGCGACCTCGGCCATGCGCTGGCCGAAGAGCCCGTTGACCGCGACGACCACGACGTCGCCGTCGGACACGGTGTTGACGAACGCCGCCTCCATGCCGGCCGAACCGGTCGCCGAGATGGGCAGGGTGCGGGCGTTGTCGGTGCCCCAGACCTGGCGCAGCATGTCGCAGGTCTCGTCCATCAGCGTGACGAACGCCCGGTCGAGGTGGCCGAGCAGCGGCAGCCCCAGGGCCGACGTGGCCTCCGGGTAGGGGTTGGAGGGCCCGGGGCCGAACAGCTTGCGCTCGAGGATCGTCATGGCGTCCAACGTACTGACCGGACCGGTCGGGCCCCGGTGCCCGCGGTCGGGCTCGTCGGGGTCGTCAGGGGGACGCCGTCTCGGAGCCGGAGCGGCTGCGCGCCCGGGAGAAGAGACCGGCCCCCGCGATGATGAGCAGTCCCGGCAGCCACTCCTGCCACGACTCGTCGAGTCCGAGGAAGCTCGTCGCCGAGACCACCTCCTGGATGAGCACCGCCCCGAGCAGAGCGCCGACGAACGAGCCGCGGCCGCCGAAGATGCTGGCTCCTCCGAGCACGACGGCCGCGATGCTGGTCAGGGTGTACTCGCCGCCGAGACCCGCCTGGCCCACGCCGACGACACCGGAGAGCACCACGCCCGCCAGGGCGGCGAGGACGGAGCAGGCCACGTGGGCGGCCACGAAGGTCACCCCGACCCGCGCTCCGAGTCGAGCCGCCCGCGTCTGGTCCGAGCCGACGGCCCGGAGCTCGACCCCGGCACGGGTACGCCGCGAGACCCACTCGAGGACCAGCGCCACCACGACGGCCAGGACGGCCACGACGGGGTAGATCCCCCACGTGCTCTGCAGGAGGTCGGTCGTCGAGCGGTCCAGGAAGCCGTCCGGCGTGGGGCGCAGCACGAGGGCCAGCCCCTGGAGGAAGATGAAGACCACCAAGGTGGCGATCACCGGGGGGAGCCCGAGGAGTCGGATCCCCAGCGCGTTGACCACCCCGACGGCGACCCCTGCGCCGACGGCGGCTCCGACACCGAGCGCCAGTCCGGTCGTGCCGCTGTCGAACGTGGCGTAGAACGACATGATGACGACCGAGAGCCCGATCAGCGGCCCGACCGACAGGTCGATGCTGCCGACCATGAGGACGCAGAGCTGTCCGCAGGCCACCAGCACCAGGATGCTCATCAGCTGCATCGACCCGGAGAGGTTGCGGGCGCTGAGGAACAGGTCGTTCGAGTGCCAGGTCCAGGCGGCGAGCGCCACGATCAGCAGGGTGAGCACCATGCTCGGCAGGTAGTCGCTGCGGCGCGCCCAGGCCGCCCACGGGGTCCGGCGCTGCGCCGTCCCCTCCTCGGACCTGGTCTCCTTCGCCGTGATCGCGGCTCCCGTGATCTCGCGCTCGCTGAGATCCGCGCTCGCGAGCTCACGAGCCACCCGGCCGCGGGAGAAGACCAGCACCCGATCGCACAGACCGGCGAGCTCGACGGCATCGGTCGACAGCACGACCACGGCGTGACCGGCCTCGGCGTACGAGCGCAGCAACCGGTAGATCTCGGCCCGTGCACCCACGTCGACGCCACGGGTCGGCTCGTCGGCGAGCAGCACCTCCGGCTCGGCCGCCAGTGACCGCGCGAACAGCACCTTCTGCTGGTTGCCGCCGGACAGACCCGCCATCGTGGACTCGACGCCCGGGGTACGGATGCCGAGGTCGGTGACCGCCTGCTGGGCCAGGGCCTCCTCGTCTCGTCGACGCATGACGCCGGCGCCGCTGACCTTGTCCAGGACGAGGACGGAGACGTTCTCCCGGACCGAGAGGGGCAGGAAGGCACCCTCGACGTGACGATCACCCGGCAGGTGCACGATGCCGTGGCGCGCGGCCGCCGCGGGCGACCTCATGGTCACGTCCCGACCCTCGAGCGTCATCGTCCCCTGGTGGGGGTGGAGGCCCGCGATCGCGCGCAGGACCTCGCGCTGCCCGTTGCCCTCGACGCCGGCCAGCCCGACGATCTCCCCGCGCCGTACGTCGAGGTCGACCCCGGCGAAGGCGGACCCGGAGAGATCCGCGAGGCTCAGCAGCGGCTCGCCGGTGGCCGCGGCCTCCGGCTTGGGCGGGAACACGTGGTCGACCCGGCGCCCGACGATGAGCGTGAGCACGTCGTCCTCGGTGACGTCGCTCGCCTCGAAGGTGCCGCGCAGCTCGCCGTCACGCAGCACCGAGATCCGGTCCGCGATCCGGCGGACCTCGGGGAAGCGGTGCGAGATGTAGACGATGCCGGTCCCGGCCTCGCGGAGTCGGTCCACCTGCTCGAAGAGCAGGTCGCTCTCGTTGGCGGTGAGCGACTCGGTCGGCTCGTCGAGCACCAGCACGCGGGCCTCGAGCGCCAGCGCACGAGCGATCTCGACGAGCTGGCGCTGCGCGATGCTGAGGTCACCCGCGCGGGCGCGGGGGTTGAGCTCGGTGCCCACGTCCGCGAGCCGGTCTCGTACCCAGCTCGCGGTCTGCCTCGCGGCCGGCCGACGGTCTCGTGGCACCGAGAACAGCAGGTTCTCGGCCACCGACAGGTCGTCGAGCACGGTCGCGTGCTGGTAGACCACGGCCAGCCCGAGCGCCTGGGCGGCACCCGCGCTGGGCCGCTCGAGGGGTCGACCACCGATCTCGACCGAGCCGGTGTCCGGGGAGACGACGCCGGCGGCGACCCCCATCAGGGTCGACTTGCCGGCGCCGTTCTCGCCCACCAGGGCGTGCACCTCACCTGACCGCACCGTGAGGCTGACGTCGCGCAGGGCCACGACCCCGGGATAGGTCTTCGTGATGCGATCCAGCCGCAAGACATCGGGGTTCATCGAGACCTACGGCTTTCCGTACTTGGCGATGTCGTCGGCAGAGATCTTGTTGCTCGGGTAGAAGTCCTCCGGCAGCGACTTGTCGCAGACCGGCGCGGTGCCGTCGACCGAGTCCTCGAAGAACGGCAGCGTGTAGGTGCTGGGCTCGTCGTTCGCGACACCCTCGGCGTCGGCGATCGCCTTGCGGACCGCGACCCGGCCCAGCCAGTTGCGCGACGAGATGGTGGCGAGCTGGAAGTCCTTGTTGCCGGCGGCCTGCTGCTCGTCGTAGAAGCAGCCCAGGCCGTTGGCGTCCAGGGTCGCCATCGGCGGCACGGTCCTGCCCGCGGCGTCGAAGGCCCGCGTCGCAGCCAGGGCGTCCGTGCTGTAGTCGGAGATGATCCCATCGATGGTGGGGTACTTGGTCAGCAGCGAGGCCGTGACCTGCTGGGCGGTGGCCGGGTCCCAGTTGGTGACGGGCCAGTCCTTGTCACCGGTCAGCAGCTCCATGCCGGGGTTCTTCGCGAAGACCTTCACGATCGAGGCGAGCTGACCGGTCGTGACGGGGTTGCCGGCGGGGCCGCCGATGAAGACGACCTTGCCCTTGCCGTCCAGCACCTTCACCATCCACTCGGCCCACTTCGTCCCGGCGTCGGCAGAGCTCCAGTCGACGTAGGACACGTAGTCGGACCCGTCCTGCCCGCCGGGGTCGGCACCCCACGGCACCACGGAGACTCCGGCGCGGGTGGCCGCCTGGAGGGAGGCGAGCTGCGCCTGGCCGAAGTCGGGG
The Nocardioides plantarum genome window above contains:
- a CDS encoding M24 family metallopeptidase codes for the protein MSRDISTATYGTNAVDWEERVDFERLRTERLSRLKAELEKSEVGAVLAFDFSNIRYMSATHIGTWAMDKMIRFALLTRNSDPIVWDFGSAARHHQLRNPWLGTTTAEMDADPHAPHHGAVRPRKESGARAGISTLRGAFNPDAGVAEEVARKIKRELEEFGLADQPIGVDVIELPILFALQAVGLKVVDGQQIFLNARRIKTNDEISLLTTAASMVDAAYDQLYEFLRPGVRENETVGLVSKVLYDLGSEYVEGVNAISGERCSPHPHVYSDRIIRPGDPAFFDILHSYMGYRTCYYRTFAVGSASNAQRDAYTRAREYMDRAIAVVKPGATTADVVSVWPTAQEFGFPDEEAAFALQYGHGVGLSIWEKPIFSRLVSLDHPEVLEEGMFFALETYWPSADGIGAARIEEEVVVTATGCEVVTKFPAEELLIAGQRFYTTSGPLPTLRSAQSHLNTEAGRQAPPARPAQTTAVSAPGSSGATT
- a CDS encoding pyridoxal-phosphate-dependent aminotransferase family protein, translating into MTILERKLFGPGPSNPYPEATSALGLPLLGHLDRAFVTLMDETCDMLRQVWGTDNARTLPISATGSAGMEAAFVNTVSDGDVVVVAVNGLFGQRMAEVASRCGAEVVTVEHEWGTPVDVDRVVAAHPSPKIIAAVHAETSTGVRSDIAALGAAKGDALLLVDAVTSIAGIELRADDWDVDLGYAGTQKCLGVAPGLAPFTINERAWERRVERPRSWYLDLGLLGGYVGEAGSRGDATRTYHHTAPVAMVASLHAGLTRILDEGLPAVWARHQAAGALLQDGLEGMGLELFAQQGARLPELTTVRVPEGVDSAAVRGELLDRYDIEIGAGAGPYAATVWRIGLMGHNARPDAALLVLAALREVLGR
- a CDS encoding ATP-binding cassette domain-containing protein, which codes for MNPDVLRLDRITKTYPGVVALRDVSLTVRSGEVHALVGENGAGKSTLMGVAAGVVSPDTGSVEIGGRPLERPSAGAAQALGLAVVYQHATVLDDLSVAENLLFSVPRDRRPAARQTASWVRDRLADVGTELNPRARAGDLSIAQRQLVEIARALALEARVLVLDEPTESLTANESDLLFEQVDRLREAGTGIVYISHRFPEVRRIADRISVLRDGELRGTFEASDVTEDDVLTLIVGRRVDHVFPPKPEAAATGEPLLSLADLSGSAFAGVDLDVRRGEIVGLAGVEGNGQREVLRAIAGLHPHQGTMTLEGRDVTMRSPAAAARHGIVHLPGDRHVEGAFLPLSVRENVSVLVLDKVSGAGVMRRRDEEALAQQAVTDLGIRTPGVESTMAGLSGGNQQKVLFARSLAAEPEVLLADEPTRGVDVGARAEIYRLLRSYAEAGHAVVVLSTDAVELAGLCDRVLVFSRGRVARELASADLSEREITGAAITAKETRSEEGTAQRRTPWAAWARRSDYLPSMVLTLLIVALAAWTWHSNDLFLSARNLSGSMQLMSILVLVACGQLCVLMVGSIDLSVGPLIGLSVVIMSFYATFDSGTTGLALGVGAAVGAGVAVGVVNALGIRLLGLPPVIATLVVFIFLQGLALVLRPTPDGFLDRSTTDLLQSTWGIYPVVAVLAVVVALVLEWVSRRTRAGVELRAVGSDQTRAARLGARVGVTFVAAHVACSVLAALAGVVLSGVVGVGQAGLGGEYTLTSIAAVVLGGASIFGGRGSFVGALLGAVLIQEVVSATSFLGLDESWQEWLPGLLIIAGAGLFSRARSRSGSETASP
- a CDS encoding substrate-binding domain-containing protein, giving the protein MSNVHTRALLRGGVGLTVAAMLLTACTSAPKDENADGGSGPSSSGAAPDAAVVKGIVDDAGIVDNTDFCGDKDITLGIHDGFGINAWSQESLAAMRSEAAKCPNVKTIVQIGQGDLQKSISQVNSMVSQGIDALAIIPDFGQAQLASLQAATRAGVSVVPWGADPGGQDGSDYVSYVDWSSADAGTKWAEWMVKVLDGKGKVVFIGGPAGNPVTTGQLASIVKVFAKNPGMELLTGDKDWPVTNWDPATAQQVTASLLTKYPTIDGIISDYSTDALAATRAFDAAGRTVPPMATLDANGLGCFYDEQQAAGNKDFQLATISSRNWLGRVAVRKAIADAEGVANDEPSTYTLPFFEDSVDGTAPVCDKSLPEDFYPSNKISADDIAKYGKP